Proteins from a genomic interval of Papaver somniferum cultivar HN1 chromosome 4, ASM357369v1, whole genome shotgun sequence:
- the LOC113272490 gene encoding uncharacterized protein LOC113272490 — MEKAIDNVNWQALFCILHKHGFEEKWIDWIRWCVSSSHLSVLVNGGSTEKLKPSKGLKQGDSLSTYLFLLVVEILSKLINDAGERGQIHGFRVAKLLNLEKSIMVSVNADDVIEVLEKELGCKTERLPIQYLGLPIGANSRCISIWDSVLEKMALKLATWKRKYLNKAGRLVLIKHCLSSILFTIKNNQREFLVKSSGGGKCLLKQTEFKIVMDEAWNVETTTCSTYIELGHDMSLC; from the exons ATGGAGAAAGCTATTGACAATGTTAATTGGCAAGCTCTTTTCTGTATTCTTCATAAGCATggctttgaagaaaagtggattGACTGGATCAGATGGTGTGTTTCCTCTTCTCATCTTTCTGTTCTTGTTAATGGTGGATCTACAGAGAAATTAAAACCTTCAAAAGGATTAAAACAAGGTGATTCCCTTTCAACTTATCTATTTTTGTTGGTAGTTGAAATTCTCTCAAAATTGATAAATGATGCTGGTGAAAGGGGACAAATTCATGGTTTTAGGGTGGCTAAACTG TTGAATCTTGAAAAGAGTATTATGGTTAGTGTTAATGCTGACGACGTCATTGAGGTGCTGGAAAAGGAATTGGGATGCAAAACAGAGAGGTTACCTATACAGTATCTTGGTTTACCAATTGGTGCTAATTCAAGGTGTATCTCAATATGGGACAGTGTTCTTGAGAAAATGGCACTAAAACTGGCTACATGGAAGAGGAAGTATTTAAACAAAGCTGGGAGATTAGTGCTCATTAAACATTGTCTCTCTAGCATATTGTTTACGATTAAAAACAACCAACGGGAGTTCCTGGTAAAAAGTAGTGGAGGAGGAAAGTGCTTGCTGAAGCAG ACGGAGTTCAAGATTGTGATGGATGAAGCATGGAATGttgaaacaacaacatgctcTACATACATTGAATTAGGTCATGACATGTCATTATGCTAG